The nucleotide sequence GACCGCGTGCACGACATCGTGAGCGATCTGGAGGTCAAGCGCATCGAGCAGGGCCAGCCGGAGGCCCTGTCCCGGGCCATCCACCATGGGCGCCGGGCCGCCGACCTCGCGCGGGAGCCCTGGGTGAAGGCCTTCCGCCTGGCTTCCCTCGCGGAACTCCTGTTCAAGCAGGGCACCCCCGAGGACGAAGCCGCCGCCGCCCCCCTGGCCCGGGAGGCTGTGGCCACGCTGCCTCCGGATGCTGGCGACCTCCACGCTGTCCCGGCCCATGCCGCTCTGGGCTATGCGCTCCTCCGCCAGGGCCGGGCCACCGAGGCCATGGAGCACCTCCAGTTCGCGCTCGGGCTGCTGGCTCGCCAAGGGCCCAGCTTCAACCGCAACCTCATTCGCCTTCGCCTAGCGAAGTCCCTGCTGGAGCAGGAGCGGCTGGACGATGCCCGCCACCACTGCGAGCTGGCACTCGAGGATGCGCGGGAGATCGGCGATCAGGCCGTCCAGGCCGAGGCCACGCGGTATCTCGTCCTGCTCGACCGGCAGGGTGGGCAGGATGACCGCGCCCGGCAACGGCTCGTTGAAGCTGAGGCGGAACTGGCCGGCACCGCCGACCAGACCGCGCTCACCCTGGAGCGGCTCCGGCCGCGACCCGGAGAGCCTCCCTCCGCCGAGTTCATCGAGCTCATCCGCCGCTATCTCGCCGGCCAACTCGCCACCGACGCGGAATCCGACCAAGTACTCCAGGCCCTGATGGGACACCATGCCCGCCACCTCCCACAGGACATCCGCCAGGACCTCCTGCGGCAGGGGGAGCGTTTCCTCCGAGATGTGGTGGTCCGGGCCCACCTCCTGGCTTTCGAGAAGCGGGAGGAGGAGGCCATCGATTTGCTCCGCGGCTTCCTCTCCAGCGCGCGAGAGCCGGATGCCCGGCTGAACGCGGCCGTCCTGCTGCTGGCACTGCTGCCCCCCGTGGAGCGCCGCCTTGAGCTCCTGCGCTGGTGCGACGAGGTCGAGCTGCTGCTGGAAGGCCCCCGCGACAACGCCTACAGCCGCTCGGCGTTGTCTGACGCGCTCTGGAGGTGTGGGCGCCAGGAGCCGCGACTGCTTGAGCGTGCCTGGCGCCATGCGGAGGCCGGAGCCGTGACGCCTGACATCGAACCCGACGCCTTGGAGCGTAACCTGCGCATCCGTACCCGGATCCGCCTCGACCAGGTTTCGGCGCTGGCGCTGGAGTCCTCCCCGGCCCAGCAGGAGTTCGCGACATGGTTCACGGGCGAACTCCTGCTCCCCGCCAACGAGCTCTCTGGCTACCGGTGCCATGTCGTGTATTGCCTGCTCGCCACGGGCCCGCTGACGCATCCCGGGACACCCGCGTTGGCCGAGCAGCTGCTCGCGCTAGTGCCCCCCAACGACAGGGCCCGGGCGCTGAGCACCCGATTGCAGTGGATACGCGCCTGCCTGGAGTCGCCCCGGTCTCCTCCGGTCCGGCCCGCCGGCATGCCCGAGGAGATCCAAGGAGGACTCGATGCGGTGCCTAGCTGGGTCGTGGCGCTCGCTCAGGGCGAACTCCCCTCGCCAGGCAGAGTCCTCCCGAGCGAGGCGCTGGGCATGGCCCTGGCCGTCGCCGAGGTACGGCCCGACCGCTCCGAGGCGGTGCTGGAGTGGCTCTTCTCGGAGAATGACGATCCCCACCTGCTCGACCGGCTGTCGGACGAGGTTGCCCAGGCCTCGGGTGGCTCCGGCAAGGGGCTGCTGGACCGGGTGGAGAAGGTCGCCGCTAGCACGCCCTCGTTTCGGCTCCTGAGGCTGCGTGTCACGATCCGCCGGAAGCTGGCCGTGTCCGGCGACATGGCCTCCTACGAGCGTGCCGTGGATGCACTGCTCGCCTTCGCGCGAACGCCCGAGGAGCGAGTCGAGGCAAAGATCCTCAAGGGCATCGAGCGCATGGATTCCGATCAGTACGCGGCCGCGCGCCAAGTCCTGGGCGAAGCCCTTGAGGAGGCCCGACGAATCCAGTGGGATGACGGGAAGATGTTCTCCCTGCTGGTGTCCGCGGGCAATGCCTGGCGCAAGGGCGAGGCGCCAGACATCCAGAGGGCCCTGGCGCTGTATGCCGAGGCAGAAGCCATGGGAAGCCCCATCCCGCATGAGTCCGCCAGGCTCTGGAAGGTGATGGCGGATGCGCTGCTTGAGCGAGGGGGCGAGGGAGATGCCGCAGCGGCGCTGGCACTCCTAGAGCGGTCCCTGGAGGTTCGCGACTGGGGCTCCCTCCGGGCCGAGGCACTCATCTCGGCGGCCAGGGCCGAGCACGACCTGCCGGGCCGGGAGGCGCCGGTCCGCCTGCGCCGCGCCATCGACAGGCTCGAAGAAGCAGCGCGTCATGCCGACGGGCCTCTTCTGCTCATGGCCGCCAGCATCCAGCTCAAGCTCCTGGCCCGGCTCGTCCACCTTCAGCCCGGCAACCGCGAGTTCATCCGTCGCATCGAGGAGCTGGGACGGCGCCATTCCGAGCTGGCGGACAATGCCAGGCGCGCCATCCAGGGCAAGGAGACCCCCGTCCCCGATGATGTCACCAGCGCGGCGATGACCGCTCTGGACCACCCCGCAGGCAGGGCTTTCTTCAAGGCCCTCTTCTGCTTGAGAGGTCCCGACCTGGACTTGGCGGAGCGGATGGCTCGCAGCAGGGGAGAGGACCCCAGCGAGGCCCGCCAGCGTCTCGAAGAGGCCCACCTGCGAGAAGACTCCTCGCCCCAGGGGATTCGTGCGCTGGCGGACCAGCTTGCTCACGAGCGTGAGCCGCAAGCCCTGCCGGGGATCGCCGTGGCGCGGGCGTGCCTGCTGGCGCATGTCGCCGAGCATAGCCTGTCCCAGCGGGAGGAGGTCGAGCACGTGGCCCGGGAGGCCGAGCAGCTCGTCCGGCAGATGCCGGCCGGTCAGGTCCGGCGAATCCTGCTGCTCGAGCTGTCTCATGTGTGGGCACCGGGCAATCACTACAGCCATCCTGTCCGCGACTTCCGGCGGGCGGCGGAGCTGGCGCGCGAGGTGATGGAGTCGAGTGAGCCGGGCGAATCGACTGCCCGCTCGGCCCTGCAATCCCTAGCCCGTGCGACTCGCTACCGCACGGATGGCGACATCGCCGAGCATCTGCGAGAGGCCGATCAGCTCTATACACGGTGTGTTCGCGAGTACGAGGCTGCGGGCGAGGGTGACGTGGCCGCGCACCTGCGGATGAACCTCGCCGAGCTGCGCGCCGAGCGCCGCACGGGGACGTACCTTGAGGATCTGCAGACTGGAATCGACGCGGCCCGGGAGCGCCTAGAGGTCATCCACTCGCCCGACCAGCAGGCCAAGGCCCGGCTGAACTTGGCGGTGCCCCTGACGATGTTGGGCTCACAACTGCCCTCACCGCGAAAGGAGGAACTGCTTCGCGAGGCCCGGGAGCACTTCGCGCAGATCGACCGCACCCGCCTGTCCCCGTCCGACCAGTACAGCGCGGACAACTACAGTACCATTTGCCTCGCGGATTTGGCCGAACTCATGGGCAACCATGAGGAGGCCATCTACCTCTGGCGCCAGCGGCTGGAGTCACTGGGACGGTCAGTGCCAGAGCAGGTCTGGGCCTACACGGCCCATAACCTGGCCGACATGCTGCTGCGGGTGCGGACCGGGTCCACGCTTGCCCAGGTCCTAGAGGGGCTGGACCTCTCGGAGAAGATTCTCCAGATCCGCACCCTGGAGCGTAGCCCCGCCCACCACTGGGAGACCTGCGAGAACATCGGCAGGGCGGTGGCCGTTCTGCTCCTGTCCCGCGACAGCGGCCTGTCGCTATCCGCCACGTACTCCCGGACGCTCTGGGAGCAGGGCCGGAAGGCCCTGCGCGGCGCACTCGCGGCCGCGCGGCGGATTGGCAGCCACGAGAGGCTCATGCAGTCGGCGGTGGCACTCCTCGAGCTGGCCCGCGTGGCTCCGTCGATTGCCACACTCGAGGCGGCGGCAGGCGAGGGTTGGAGCGCACTCGATGAGGCCCGTCCCTATCTGCTGCTCGACGAGCGTGCGGGTGCCCTGGAAGCGCGCCTGGGAGTGGCAGTGGCCCGCGTGCTGGCGGACCGGCTCGCCGACGACAATCTGGTGGGGGTTGCCGATGGGCTCGGCTTCGTGCTCTCGGGGGAGCGGGCGGAGTTCGTCCTGCGGTGGATGGTGCGGGCCGTTGGCTCGGCGCAGCGGCGCCTCGCGGGTCGCACGGCCCGCCCAGTGGGGGCCTCCCATCACAGCTGGGTGGAGTGGCTCGCCGCCATTCGCAGCGGGGACCGACGGACCATAGAGCGAGCGCTGGATGTCTTGCGCCGCGAGGCGCCCGCGTTTCTCCGGGGCGAGCCGGAGCTCGAGGGGACCTGGAGCTGGCTGCGCTCCCGCCCCGGCGCAGCGGTAGTCGCCGTGCTGGGAAGCGAGCGGGACATGCTCGCCGCCGTCCTTACCCATGATGGACACAAGCGCGTGCTCATCGCGCGGCTCGACGCGGGAGCGCCCCCGTACGACGAGGCCACCGTGGCTCGCGGGCTCACCGCAGGTGGTCCGAGCGAGGAGTACCATACCCTGCTGGAGTGGGCGCGACGGCACATCGCCGGGCCGCTGCAGGGGCTGCTGTCGCGCAATCCCTCCCAGCTTCTCTGGGTGCCCACCGGCGCGCTGCGGGTGCTGGCGCCCGCGGACCTCTGGCCCACCGTCCCCGTCACGTGCGCCGTCAGGCTCGACTTGGAGACGAGGCCCGCGCCCTCGCGACCCCGGCGCACGCTGCTGGCCGTGGCCGACCCCGGCCCCGGTACCCCGCGGTCCATTCCCAACTCCATCGAGATGGGCGCGCTGCTGGCCCGCATGGCTCAGGACCTCGGGCCCTTGCGCGTGCGCATGAGCCGGGGCGCCGCCTGCGGCCAGGCCCTGGGAATTCCATGCCCGGCTCTGGTGGAGGGACCTGCTTCTCCCGACGACATCCTCCGCGAGTTCGCCGAGGTCGATGTGGCGATGCTGCTGTGCCACGGCGAAGTGGATGGCCCTCGGCAGGCCCGGCTGCTCCTGGTGGATGGCACAGGCGCCCTGGTGCCTCTAGGCATGGAGCGCCTCGCGGAGGATCCCCGGCGTGTGGCCGGCACTACGGTCATCCTGCTCTCATGCCAGACGGGGCGGGTAGGAGACTGGATTCATCAGGCGGCGGGCTTGGCCGGTGCGCTGCTGGCGGGAGGTGCCCGGAACGTGATTGCTCCCCTCTGGCCCGTGCTGCTCGACCCGGCCCTCGCAGTGGGCAATGCCGTGTTGCGCACCCTCGCGAGCGGGGCGCAGCTGTCCGTGGAACTCGGGCGCCTGCAGGCCCCGGAGAGCGGGCCTGCCCTGGGACGCCGGAGCAAGGCCCAGCGCGAGCAAGAGCAGGCGTGGTCGATCAGGGCGTTCGTCCACTGGATGGGCTGAGCAGCAACTCCGTCAGCCAGGCGCCGGCAAGGTCCGCCTTCAGAAGTTGCTCGAGCGATGCGGGCTCGGGCAGCGAGGGCGCGGCGAGGGCGATGAGGAGCGCGGGGACCTCCGCCTCCTCCAGGCGCCACCCATCGAAGATCCAGCGCTCCCCGTCGCGGCGATAGTCCTCGCCCTCGTGGAGGAGCTCGCCCCGTGAGTGCAGGGCGTCGACGATGAAGAGGCGGAGCGGCCAGTCGGGGGGGCAGACCCCCTCCACGTGCACGTCGAACGCAGGGGGGGCATGGCCCAGGACCGCCTGGGGAATCAGGCGGACCTGGGTCAGGCCGAGGCGCTCGTCAAGGCTACGGGCGCCACGGCCAAGGAGGTCCCTGGCCTCGTCGAGGCGCTCAAGCCAGGACTGGAGCACCCCCGGCAGGCGGGGAGCGGGCGCATGGGTGGTGACCGTGAGCATGGTGTTCCAGAGCGAGCTGGCGGCCCGGCCCGAGGAGCCCAGTCGCTGGCGGGCCAGCGCGTCGAAACCGGCCATCGCGGGGGGCCAGCGCGAAGCGAGCCGGGAGACCTCGGTGAGGATGTGCTGGATGTGCGCCTCGAAGCCGAGAACCTCCGCCACCACCAGCATGTCCTCGAGGGCCAGCAACTGGTCCTGGGCCTCCTCCGGAAGCCCGGTCTCCAGCGAGGACTTGAGCCCGGCGAGCAGGGGCGCCACGCGGAGCTCCTCCTCCAGAAGCGCCACGAGCTGCGGCCGGTACTGAGCCAGCAGCCTCTCAGCCTTCCGGAGCAGTCCCGCCACCTCCGGCTCCCCCGCGGAGAGCGCCCGGCAATGGCCGATGGCCCAGCTTAGGGCCCAGGCCTCCGCCGGCTGGGTGGGGGGGTGCTGACTGGCCACCTCGAGCGCTCGGAGCACCTCGGCCTTCCAGGTTCCCGGGCTGGACATGGTGCTCACCCCTCTTCTCCACCGCTGGTCGGCGGCCTGAAAGTACTCCTCGTCTGTTCCGGTGCTGCTCTTGAGAGGCAGGTCCGGGCGGAACGCTGTCAGCACGGAGATCGGCGGGGTCAGCCCTACCGAGACAAGAATGCCACGGGGCGTAAAGCAAAGCAGGCGCTGGGAATCGCGCAACTGCCTGCCGACGCGTGTGTCCTTGCGAGCGAGCTCTCGCAGGTAGGCGGGGCCGTAGTAGCAGTCATGGTGCCGTTCCAGCAGCGCGAGGCATGAGGGCGCCACCTCGGGCAGCGGTTTCCGCTCCGCTCCTGGTGGGGGAGGGCAGGTGCACCGCTCGGCCTCGTGGCGGAGCACGTGGATGTCCGCGCCCACCAACTCATCCCAGCGCTGCCCCAGGTGGTAGAGATGCTGCCAGGTGTGCGTGGCACGCCCGCTCTTCTGGATGGGGTGCACCTGTCCCCAGGGCGGCAGGGAGATGGGTTTGAGCATGTTTCTTCCTAAGGGAGAGGAGGTGCCTTCGGGGGACGCCCCGGGAATGCGGTGGCGCTCACCATCCCATGGCTCGCCCCCTCGAAGTCGTCCCGCATCATGAAGCGACGCTTACCGCCTGGTTAAGCGTCCGCTCGTAGGTAGGCGATCCTGGTGGAAGTCTTTGGCTCCGTTGGACGTCAGGCCGGCCTTTTTTTCGTGGCTCCGGCCTCGTTGCGGAACGCTGCCCGACGCCTGGGCTGGTGGCGAACTCTACTCCAAAGGTCCCTGCGGCGAACGACGCGAGGCGCCTGACGAAGAAGCGGCTTGCCTACGGTACCACGGCCTCCGGCCCGGGCTCGCGCAACCCGCTACGTGCGGGAGTTGTCTCAGCGTGTTCGCAACGTGAAGCGTCTGGCTCAGCCTTGCGAAAGCCCAGACATCTCGCGTCGTTTACAGCGATTTATCTGAGACTGTAGGGTGCGCGACATTCGTTGCATTTTGGCGGGTCGGTCGCCCTTTCGGGCCGTCTTCCAGTTGGTTCTGCCCACCTCAGAACCCTGGTGACGGCGTGGCTGCTTTTTTCAAGCGCCCCGCAAGTGGCCGCACAGCTCATGCGGGAGGAGAGGGTGATGAAGGATGAGGTACGTGGTGCCATGGCGCGACTGCTCTCCGGCCTCGATTCGGAAGAGCGGTCCAGCCTCCTCGCGCTGCTGCAACGCGAGCAGCAGGAGGGCGACCCGGTGGCCGTAGTCGGCATGGCGGGCCGCTTCCCGGGCGGCGCCAGCTCCCCTGAGGCATTGTGGCGTCTGTTGCAGGAAGGAAGGAGTGGCATCACCGAGATCCCGAAGAGCCGCTGGGACATCGATGCGCTCTTCCACCCGGACCCGGACGCTCGCGGAAAGATGTACGGCCGCTGGGGTGGTTTCCTCGAGGGCGCGGACCAGTTCGATCCGCAGCCGTTCGGCATCACCGATGAGGAAGCGGCGCGGATGGACCCGCAGCAGCGCCTGCTCCTGGAGGTCTGCTGGGAGGCGTTGGAGAGCGCGGGCGAGTCTCCGACGGGGCTCGTTGGCAGCCGCACGGGCGTCTTCGTGGGGCTCGCGGACCAGGGCTACAACCGCGTTCGCGAGCCAGGGCACCTGGACGACTACGGTGTGACGGACCACCTCACCAGTGTCGCCAGCGGCCGCTTGTCCCACGTGTTCGGGTTCCACGGGCCGACGTTGTCCATCGAGGCCGCGTGTGCCTCGTCGCTGGTGGCGCTGGACCTGGCCGCCGCGAGCCTGCGGCGAGGGGAGTCGGACCTCGCGATTGCCGGCGGCGTGACGCTGCTGTTGCAGCCAGAGATTTCCTTCCATTTCTGCAAGCTCGAGCTCATGTCCCGGGACGGTCGCGTCAAGGCGTTCGACGCGAAGGCGGACGGCGCGGTCCGGGGCGAGGGCTGTGCCTTGCTGGTGCTCAAGCGCTACTCGCAGGCGCTCGCCGACGGCAACCCGGTGCTCGCGCTGCTGCGCGGCTCGGCCTCCACCAGCACGGGCCGCGGCGCGAGCGTCTCGGCGCCCAGCGTGCCGGCGATGCGGCGCGTGATGCGCGATGCGCTCGCGAGCGCGGGGCTCACCCCCGCGGACGTGGACTACGTCGAGACGCACGGCTCGGGCACCTGGGCTGGGGACGCCATCGAACTGCAGGCCCTCAAGGACGTCTTCGGATCGCCACGGCCCGACGGGACGAAGTGTGTGCTCGGCGCGGTGAAGACGAACCTCGGGCAGCTGGAATACGCCGGCGGCGCCGCGGGCGTCATCAAGGTCATCCTCGCCTTCCAGCACGAGGCCATCCCTCCGAACCTGAACTATTCGACGCCGCACCCGCGCGTCCCCCTGACGGACACGCCGCTCGTCATCCCCACGCAGCCGCAGCCGTGGCCGCGAGGGGCCCGGCGGCGCATCGCGGGGGTCACCGGCTTCGGCCTGAGCGGCGCCCTCGCGCACGTGCTCATCGAGGAGCCGCCGCTCCGGAGCGCTGCGGACGTGACGGCGCGACGGCCTGTGCACGTGCTCACGCTGTCCGCGAGCTCAGCCGAAGCCCTCGCCGCGCAGGTGGAGCGCGTGGCACCGCTGCTCGACGCGACCCCCGAGCCGTCGCTCGGAGACTTCTGCTTCACTGCGAACGCCGCACGCGCCCACTTCTCACACCGGCTCGCGGTCACCGGTCGGACTCCTGCGCAGCTGAGGGACGGGCTCCGTGCCTGGCGAGGTGGGGCGCCGGCTGAGCGCCGCGAGCGGCAGCACGTGGGGTTCCTCTTCCAGGACGAGCCCCTCCCGCAGGGCACGCACGGGCAGGAGCTGTACGCGACGCAGCCTGTGTTCCGCGACGCACTCGACCGCTGCACCGCCGCCTTCGCGGCCTCGGGCGCGCAGCGGGAGGTGCCCGCCGCGGAGCAGACCCGGTTCTCCCTCGGGTATTCGCTCGCCGAGCTGTGGAAGTCATGGGGCGTGCGGCCGGCGGTGGTGCTCGGCATGGGCGTCGGCGAGGTGACAGCCGCGT is from Pyxidicoccus xibeiensis and encodes:
- a CDS encoding CHAT domain-containing protein, producing MLAQQAGGPHGVTLGSLKQAVDAEPAPALDGALLEEIHAHLDEADTLPRLLLCMQCLRWLSGTPSMIVEVYRFTRSAIEAIHALGRQELLPFRLSLIDGLLVLDLDPAEQSDLRFRRGNTLLTLAHDRPELYDAALQDLRAAVELGRASGHALAEINAECVLARAELLTSHPGRALLPEAVSERVVRLVALLPRAEPLGMADRVHDIVSDLEVKRIEQGQPEALSRAIHHGRRAADLAREPWVKAFRLASLAELLFKQGTPEDEAAAAPLAREAVATLPPDAGDLHAVPAHAALGYALLRQGRATEAMEHLQFALGLLARQGPSFNRNLIRLRLAKSLLEQERLDDARHHCELALEDAREIGDQAVQAEATRYLVLLDRQGGQDDRARQRLVEAEAELAGTADQTALTLERLRPRPGEPPSAEFIELIRRYLAGQLATDAESDQVLQALMGHHARHLPQDIRQDLLRQGERFLRDVVVRAHLLAFEKREEEAIDLLRGFLSSAREPDARLNAAVLLLALLPPVERRLELLRWCDEVELLLEGPRDNAYSRSALSDALWRCGRQEPRLLERAWRHAEAGAVTPDIEPDALERNLRIRTRIRLDQVSALALESSPAQQEFATWFTGELLLPANELSGYRCHVVYCLLATGPLTHPGTPALAEQLLALVPPNDRARALSTRLQWIRACLESPRSPPVRPAGMPEEIQGGLDAVPSWVVALAQGELPSPGRVLPSEALGMALAVAEVRPDRSEAVLEWLFSENDDPHLLDRLSDEVAQASGGSGKGLLDRVEKVAASTPSFRLLRLRVTIRRKLAVSGDMASYERAVDALLAFARTPEERVEAKILKGIERMDSDQYAAARQVLGEALEEARRIQWDDGKMFSLLVSAGNAWRKGEAPDIQRALALYAEAEAMGSPIPHESARLWKVMADALLERGGEGDAAAALALLERSLEVRDWGSLRAEALISAARAEHDLPGREAPVRLRRAIDRLEEAARHADGPLLLMAASIQLKLLARLVHLQPGNREFIRRIEELGRRHSELADNARRAIQGKETPVPDDVTSAAMTALDHPAGRAFFKALFCLRGPDLDLAERMARSRGEDPSEARQRLEEAHLREDSSPQGIRALADQLAHEREPQALPGIAVARACLLAHVAEHSLSQREEVEHVAREAEQLVRQMPAGQVRRILLLELSHVWAPGNHYSHPVRDFRRAAELAREVMESSEPGESTARSALQSLARATRYRTDGDIAEHLREADQLYTRCVREYEAAGEGDVAAHLRMNLAELRAERRTGTYLEDLQTGIDAARERLEVIHSPDQQAKARLNLAVPLTMLGSQLPSPRKEELLREAREHFAQIDRTRLSPSDQYSADNYSTICLADLAELMGNHEEAIYLWRQRLESLGRSVPEQVWAYTAHNLADMLLRVRTGSTLAQVLEGLDLSEKILQIRTLERSPAHHWETCENIGRAVAVLLLSRDSGLSLSATYSRTLWEQGRKALRGALAAARRIGSHERLMQSAVALLELARVAPSIATLEAAAGEGWSALDEARPYLLLDERAGALEARLGVAVARVLADRLADDNLVGVADGLGFVLSGERAEFVLRWMVRAVGSAQRRLAGRTARPVGASHHSWVEWLAAIRSGDRRTIERALDVLRREAPAFLRGEPELEGTWSWLRSRPGAAVVAVLGSERDMLAAVLTHDGHKRVLIARLDAGAPPYDEATVARGLTAGGPSEEYHTLLEWARRHIAGPLQGLLSRNPSQLLWVPTGALRVLAPADLWPTVPVTCAVRLDLETRPAPSRPRRTLLAVADPGPGTPRSIPNSIEMGALLARMAQDLGPLRVRMSRGAACGQALGIPCPALVEGPASPDDILREFAEVDVAMLLCHGEVDGPRQARLLLVDGTGALVPLGMERLAEDPRRVAGTTVILLSCQTGRVGDWIHQAAGLAGALLAGGARNVIAPLWPVLLDPALAVGNAVLRTLASGAQLSVELGRLQAPESGPALGRRSKAQREQEQAWSIRAFVHWMG
- a CDS encoding type I polyketide synthase, with protein sequence MARLLSGLDSEERSSLLALLQREQQEGDPVAVVGMAGRFPGGASSPEALWRLLQEGRSGITEIPKSRWDIDALFHPDPDARGKMYGRWGGFLEGADQFDPQPFGITDEEAARMDPQQRLLLEVCWEALESAGESPTGLVGSRTGVFVGLADQGYNRVREPGHLDDYGVTDHLTSVASGRLSHVFGFHGPTLSIEAACASSLVALDLAAASLRRGESDLAIAGGVTLLLQPEISFHFCKLELMSRDGRVKAFDAKADGAVRGEGCALLVLKRYSQALADGNPVLALLRGSASTSTGRGASVSAPSVPAMRRVMRDALASAGLTPADVDYVETHGSGTWAGDAIELQALKDVFGSPRPDGTKCVLGAVKTNLGQLEYAGGAAGVIKVILAFQHEAIPPNLNYSTPHPRVPLTDTPLVIPTQPQPWPRGARRRIAGVTGFGLSGALAHVLIEEPPLRSAADVTARRPVHVLTLSASSAEALAAQVERVAPLLDATPEPSLGDFCFTANAARAHFSHRLAVTGRTPAQLRDGLRAWRGGAPAERRERQHVGFLFQDEPLPQGTHGQELYATQPVFRDALDRCTAAFAASGAQREVPAAEQTRFSLGYSLAELWKSWGVRPAVVLGMGVGEVTAACVAGAIDLDTAVRTLAARPSRADGVGYPVHEALPPFRWTDLARALEGQKVTLLLGMAQSKPGHLGEPGFLPSLRAGWGDWDALVECVARLYERGVDLDWRSFDRPYGRRVVAFPGHSWQHRRFWLHRPTDGSEPIEPTRADDTAARVLAAPATQHRVLLQAHLTAHLAKALRVAADELSANKSLVLLGLDSLMAVELRRKLKSEFGFNLAVARLLTGAGIADLAQDIEHHLAASSALAGGPPPIAHGPDTEEREVILL